From the genome of Lotus japonicus ecotype B-129 chromosome 6, LjGifu_v1.2, one region includes:
- the LOC130723105 gene encoding ion channel POLLUX isoform X2, translating into MIPLPVAAANSNSNSNSNSNDEESPNLSTVIKPPLKKTKTLLPPPSSSSSNRPLHLRVSIDNNNNNNAPPPPADFSDHQWNYPSFLGTTTRKRRPSSVKPPSTSNLRFDTIPKTKTKTKTNTNTNTNTNTNTNTNTDLPPPPVPSSSPVARPQHHNHRSPPIFYLLIITCIIFVPYSSYLQYKLAKLEDHKLHLCRQSQIHFSSGHGNGKISIPIHDASFSYILSRKAALYIVLFTLILPFLLYKYLDYLPQIINFLRRTHNNKEDVPLKKRIAYMLDVFFSIYPYAKLLALLFATLFLIGFGGLALYAVTGGSLAEALWHSWTYVADSGNHAETQGTGQRVVSVSISSGGMLIFAMMLGLVSDAISEKVDSLRKGKCEVIERNHILILGWSDKLGSLLKQLAIANKSVGGGVIVVLAEKEKEEMEMDITKLEFDFMGTSVICRSGSPLILADLKKVSVSKARAIIVLASDENADQSDARALRVVLSLTGVKEGLRGHVVVEMSDLDNEPLVKLVGGELIETVVAHDVIGRLMIQCALQPGLAQIWEDILGFENAEFYIKRWPELDGLSFKDILISFPDAIPCGVKVAADGGKIVINPDDSYVMRDGDEVLVIAEDDDTYSPGSLPEVLKGFFPRIPDAPKYPEKILFCGWRRDIDDMIMVLEAFLAPGSELWMFNEVPEKEREKKLAAGGLDVFGLENIKLVHREGNAVIRRHLESLPLETFDSILILADESVEDSVAHSDSRSLATLLLIRDIQSRRLPYKDTKSTSLRLSGFSHNSWIREMQQASDKSIIISEILDSRTRNLVSVSRISDYVLSNELVSMALAMVAEDKQINRVLEELFAEQGNEMCIKPAEFYLFDQEELCFYDIMIRGRARQEIIIGYRLANQERAIINPSEKLVARKWSLGDVFVVIASGD; encoded by the exons ATGATACCACTACCAGTAGCAGCAgcaaacagcaacagcaacagcaacagcaacagcaatgaCGAAGAATCTCCCAATCTCAGTACTGTCATCAAGCCACCATTGAAGAAGACTAAGACCCTActtccaccaccatcatcatcatcatcaaaccGCCCCTTGCATCTCAGAGTCTCCattgacaacaacaacaacaacaacgctcctcctcctcccgctgATTTCTCAGATCACCAGTGGAACTATCCTTCTTTCCTCGGCACCACCACCAGGAAAAGAAGACCCTCCTCCGTCAAACCCCCTTCTACTTCTAACCTCCGCTTCGATACCATtcccaaaaccaaaaccaaaaccaaaaccaatacCAATACCAATACCAATACCAATACCAATACCAATACCAATACCgaccttcctcctcctcccgttCCTTCCTCTTCCCCCGTCGCCAGACCGCAACACCATAACCACCGCTCTCCTCCGATCTTCTATCTG CTCATCATCACTTGTATTATTTTTGTACCCTATTCCTCTTATCTACAGTACAAGCTTGCCAAACTCGAG GATCACAAACTTCACCTGTGTCGTCAAAGTCAAATTCATTTTTCTTCCGGTCATGGAAATGGAAAAATCTCTATACCAATACACGACGCCTCCTTTTCTTATATCCTCAGTAGAAAAGCAGCTTTGTATATTGTGCTCTTCACGCTCATTTTGCCTTTTCTGCTCTACAAATATCTTGACTACCTTCCTCAAATTATCAATTTCTTGAGGAGAACACACAATAACAAGGAGGATGTACCGTTAAAGAAGAGGATTGCTTATATGCTAGATGTCTTTTTCTCCATATATCCTTATGCAAAGCTGCTCGCGCTTCTCTTTGCAACTCTATTTCTCATAGGATTTGGTGGTTTAGCACTCTATGCCGTCACTGGTGGTAGCCTTGCTGAAGCACTTTGGCACTCTTGGACTTATGTGGCTGACTCAGGAAATCATGCTGAAACACAAGGAACCGGGCAGAGGGTCGTCTCTGTCTCAATTAGTTCAGGTGGCATGCTCATATTTGCTATGATGCTTGGGCTTGTTTCAGATGCTATATCAGAGAAGGTAGATTCACTCAGAAAAGGCAAGTGTGAAGTCATTGAAAGAAACCACATACTCATTCTTGGCTGGAGTGACAAATTG GGTTCACTGTTGAAGCAGCTAGCAATAGCAAATAAgagtgttggtggtggtgttaTTGTGGTGCTtgcagaaaaagaaaaggaggaAATGGAAATGGATATAACAAAGCTGGAATTTGATTTCATGGGGACATCTGTGATTTGTAGGAGCGGCAGTCCTCTTATACTTGCTGACCTAAAGAAG GTTTCAGTTTCAAAGGCACGAGCAATCATTGTATTAGCTTCAGATGAAAATGCAGATCAG AGTGATGCACGTGCTTTGAGAGTTGTTTTGAGCTTAACAGGCGTAAAGGAGGGCTTAAGGGGACATGTTGTCGTCGAGATGAGTGACCTTGACAATGAACCCCTAGTGAAACTTGTTGGTGGAGAACTCATTGAAACAGTTGTTGCACATGATGTAATTGGACGATTGATGATTCAGTGTGCTCTGCAGCCTGGCCTTGCACAG ATATGGGAAGATATTCTGGGATTTGAGAATGCTGAGTTTTACATCAAAAGATGGCCTGAACTGGATGGCTTATCTTTCAAAGACATATTAATTTCATTTCCTGATGCAATACCTTGTGGAGTTAAGGTTGCTGCAGATGGGGGGAAGATTGTCATAAATCCTGATGATAGTTATGTTATGAGAGATGGTGATGAAGTCCTTGTTATAGCTGAAGATGATGACACTTACTCTCCTGGTTCTCTTCCAGAG GTGCTCAAGGGCTTTTTCCCTAGGATACCTGATGCACCAAAATATCCGGAAAAGATATTATTTTGTGGGTGGCGCCGTGATATTGATGATATGATCATG GTTTTAGAAGCATTCTTGGCTCCAGGTTCAGAACTCTGGATGTTCAATGAGGTTCCTGAAAAGGAAAGAGAGAAGAAGCTTGCCGCTGGTGGACTTGATGTTTTTGGGCTAGAGAACATAAAGCTTGTCCATAGGGAGGGAAATGCTGTCATTAGGCGGCACCTAGAGAGTCTTCCATTGGAGACTTTTGATTCC ATCCTTATTCTTGCAGATGAGTCAGTGGAGGACTCTGTTGCTCATTCTGACTCAAGATCTCTAGCTACCCTTCTGCTCATCCGTGATATACAG TCAAGACGTCTACCATACAAAGACACAAAGTCAACGTCTTTGAGGTTATCTGGGTTCTCTCACAACTCTTGGATCCGTGAAATGCAGCAAGCTTCAGATAAATCAATTATAATTAGCGAAATTTTGGATTCTAGGACTAGAAATCTAGTGTCTGTGTCCAGAATCAGTGATTATGTGTTATCTAATGAACTGGTAAGCATGGCACTAGCTATGGTTGCTGAAGATAAGCAAATCAACCGTGTTCTTGAGGAATTATTTGCAGAGCAG GGGAACGAGATGTGCATTAAGCCTGCagagttttatttatttgaccAGGAGGAGCTCTGTTTTTATGATATAATGATTAGGGGTCGTGCAAGACAGGAGATTATTATAGGCTATCGCCTCGCTAACCAAGAGCGTGCTATTATCAACCCTTCAGAAAAATTGGTGGCAAGAAAATGGTCCCTTGGTGATGTTTTTGTTGTAATTGCTTCAGGCGATTGA
- the LOC130723105 gene encoding ion channel POLLUX isoform X4 translates to MIPLPVAAANSNSNSNSNSNDEESPNLSTVIKPPLKKTKTLLPPPSSSSSNRPLHLRVSIDNNNNNNAPPPPADFSDHQWNYPSFLGTTTRKRRPSSVKPPSTSNLRFDTIPKTKTKTKTNTNTNTNTNTNTNTNTDLPPPPVPSSSPVARPQHHNHRSPPIFYLLIITCIIFVPYSSYLQYKLAKLEYICLQDHKLHLCRQSQIHFSSGHGNGKISIPIHDASFSYILSRKAALYIVLFTLILPFLLYKYLDYLPQIINFLRRTHNNKEDVPLKKRIAYMLDVFFSIYPYAKLLALLFATLFLIGFGGLALYAVTGGSLAEALWHSWTYVADSGNHAETQGTGQRVVSVSISSGGMLIFAMMLGLVSDAISEKVDSLRKGKCEVIERNHILILGWSDKLGSLLKQLAIANKSVGGGVIVVLAEKEKEEMEMDITKLEFDFMGTSVICRSGSPLILADLKKVSVSKARAIIVLASDENADQSDARALRVVLSLTGVKEGLRGHVVVEMSDLDNEPLVKLVGGELIETVVAHDVIGRLMIQCALQPGLAQIWEDILGFENAEFYIKRWPELDGLSFKDILISFPDAIPCGVKVAADGGKIVINPDDSYVMRDGDEVLVIAEDDDTYSPGSLPEVLKGFFPRIPDAPKYPEKILFCGWRRDIDDMIMVLEAFLAPGSELWMFNEVPEKEREKKLAAGGLDVFGLENIKLVHREGNAVIRRHLESLPLETFDSMSQWRTLLLILTQDL, encoded by the exons ATGATACCACTACCAGTAGCAGCAgcaaacagcaacagcaacagcaacagcaacagcaatgaCGAAGAATCTCCCAATCTCAGTACTGTCATCAAGCCACCATTGAAGAAGACTAAGACCCTActtccaccaccatcatcatcatcatcaaaccGCCCCTTGCATCTCAGAGTCTCCattgacaacaacaacaacaacaacgctcctcctcctcccgctgATTTCTCAGATCACCAGTGGAACTATCCTTCTTTCCTCGGCACCACCACCAGGAAAAGAAGACCCTCCTCCGTCAAACCCCCTTCTACTTCTAACCTCCGCTTCGATACCATtcccaaaaccaaaaccaaaaccaaaaccaatacCAATACCAATACCAATACCAATACCAATACCAATACCAATACCgaccttcctcctcctcccgttCCTTCCTCTTCCCCCGTCGCCAGACCGCAACACCATAACCACCGCTCTCCTCCGATCTTCTATCTG CTCATCATCACTTGTATTATTTTTGTACCCTATTCCTCTTATCTACAGTACAAGCTTGCCAAACTCGAG TATATCTGCTTGCAGGATCACAAACTTCACCTGTGTCGTCAAAGTCAAATTCATTTTTCTTCCGGTCATGGAAATGGAAAAATCTCTATACCAATACACGACGCCTCCTTTTCTTATATCCTCAGTAGAAAAGCAGCTTTGTATATTGTGCTCTTCACGCTCATTTTGCCTTTTCTGCTCTACAAATATCTTGACTACCTTCCTCAAATTATCAATTTCTTGAGGAGAACACACAATAACAAGGAGGATGTACCGTTAAAGAAGAGGATTGCTTATATGCTAGATGTCTTTTTCTCCATATATCCTTATGCAAAGCTGCTCGCGCTTCTCTTTGCAACTCTATTTCTCATAGGATTTGGTGGTTTAGCACTCTATGCCGTCACTGGTGGTAGCCTTGCTGAAGCACTTTGGCACTCTTGGACTTATGTGGCTGACTCAGGAAATCATGCTGAAACACAAGGAACCGGGCAGAGGGTCGTCTCTGTCTCAATTAGTTCAGGTGGCATGCTCATATTTGCTATGATGCTTGGGCTTGTTTCAGATGCTATATCAGAGAAGGTAGATTCACTCAGAAAAGGCAAGTGTGAAGTCATTGAAAGAAACCACATACTCATTCTTGGCTGGAGTGACAAATTG GGTTCACTGTTGAAGCAGCTAGCAATAGCAAATAAgagtgttggtggtggtgttaTTGTGGTGCTtgcagaaaaagaaaaggaggaAATGGAAATGGATATAACAAAGCTGGAATTTGATTTCATGGGGACATCTGTGATTTGTAGGAGCGGCAGTCCTCTTATACTTGCTGACCTAAAGAAG GTTTCAGTTTCAAAGGCACGAGCAATCATTGTATTAGCTTCAGATGAAAATGCAGATCAG AGTGATGCACGTGCTTTGAGAGTTGTTTTGAGCTTAACAGGCGTAAAGGAGGGCTTAAGGGGACATGTTGTCGTCGAGATGAGTGACCTTGACAATGAACCCCTAGTGAAACTTGTTGGTGGAGAACTCATTGAAACAGTTGTTGCACATGATGTAATTGGACGATTGATGATTCAGTGTGCTCTGCAGCCTGGCCTTGCACAG ATATGGGAAGATATTCTGGGATTTGAGAATGCTGAGTTTTACATCAAAAGATGGCCTGAACTGGATGGCTTATCTTTCAAAGACATATTAATTTCATTTCCTGATGCAATACCTTGTGGAGTTAAGGTTGCTGCAGATGGGGGGAAGATTGTCATAAATCCTGATGATAGTTATGTTATGAGAGATGGTGATGAAGTCCTTGTTATAGCTGAAGATGATGACACTTACTCTCCTGGTTCTCTTCCAGAG GTGCTCAAGGGCTTTTTCCCTAGGATACCTGATGCACCAAAATATCCGGAAAAGATATTATTTTGTGGGTGGCGCCGTGATATTGATGATATGATCATG GTTTTAGAAGCATTCTTGGCTCCAGGTTCAGAACTCTGGATGTTCAATGAGGTTCCTGAAAAGGAAAGAGAGAAGAAGCTTGCCGCTGGTGGACTTGATGTTTTTGGGCTAGAGAACATAAAGCTTGTCCATAGGGAGGGAAATGCTGTCATTAGGCGGCACCTAGAGAGTCTTCCATTGGAGACTTTTGATTCC ATGAGTCAGTGGAGGACTCTGTTGCTCATTCTGACTCAAGATCTCTAG
- the LOC130723105 gene encoding ion channel POLLUX isoform X1, with protein sequence MIPLPVAAANSNSNSNSNSNDEESPNLSTVIKPPLKKTKTLLPPPSSSSSNRPLHLRVSIDNNNNNNAPPPPADFSDHQWNYPSFLGTTTRKRRPSSVKPPSTSNLRFDTIPKTKTKTKTNTNTNTNTNTNTNTNTDLPPPPVPSSSPVARPQHHNHRSPPIFYLLIITCIIFVPYSSYLQYKLAKLEYICLQDHKLHLCRQSQIHFSSGHGNGKISIPIHDASFSYILSRKAALYIVLFTLILPFLLYKYLDYLPQIINFLRRTHNNKEDVPLKKRIAYMLDVFFSIYPYAKLLALLFATLFLIGFGGLALYAVTGGSLAEALWHSWTYVADSGNHAETQGTGQRVVSVSISSGGMLIFAMMLGLVSDAISEKVDSLRKGKCEVIERNHILILGWSDKLGSLLKQLAIANKSVGGGVIVVLAEKEKEEMEMDITKLEFDFMGTSVICRSGSPLILADLKKVSVSKARAIIVLASDENADQSDARALRVVLSLTGVKEGLRGHVVVEMSDLDNEPLVKLVGGELIETVVAHDVIGRLMIQCALQPGLAQIWEDILGFENAEFYIKRWPELDGLSFKDILISFPDAIPCGVKVAADGGKIVINPDDSYVMRDGDEVLVIAEDDDTYSPGSLPEVLKGFFPRIPDAPKYPEKILFCGWRRDIDDMIMVLEAFLAPGSELWMFNEVPEKEREKKLAAGGLDVFGLENIKLVHREGNAVIRRHLESLPLETFDSILILADESVEDSVAHSDSRSLATLLLIRDIQSRRLPYKDTKSTSLRLSGFSHNSWIREMQQASDKSIIISEILDSRTRNLVSVSRISDYVLSNELVSMALAMVAEDKQINRVLEELFAEQGNEMCIKPAEFYLFDQEELCFYDIMIRGRARQEIIIGYRLANQERAIINPSEKLVARKWSLGDVFVVIASGD encoded by the exons ATGATACCACTACCAGTAGCAGCAgcaaacagcaacagcaacagcaacagcaacagcaatgaCGAAGAATCTCCCAATCTCAGTACTGTCATCAAGCCACCATTGAAGAAGACTAAGACCCTActtccaccaccatcatcatcatcatcaaaccGCCCCTTGCATCTCAGAGTCTCCattgacaacaacaacaacaacaacgctcctcctcctcccgctgATTTCTCAGATCACCAGTGGAACTATCCTTCTTTCCTCGGCACCACCACCAGGAAAAGAAGACCCTCCTCCGTCAAACCCCCTTCTACTTCTAACCTCCGCTTCGATACCATtcccaaaaccaaaaccaaaaccaaaaccaatacCAATACCAATACCAATACCAATACCAATACCAATACCAATACCgaccttcctcctcctcccgttCCTTCCTCTTCCCCCGTCGCCAGACCGCAACACCATAACCACCGCTCTCCTCCGATCTTCTATCTG CTCATCATCACTTGTATTATTTTTGTACCCTATTCCTCTTATCTACAGTACAAGCTTGCCAAACTCGAG TATATCTGCTTGCAGGATCACAAACTTCACCTGTGTCGTCAAAGTCAAATTCATTTTTCTTCCGGTCATGGAAATGGAAAAATCTCTATACCAATACACGACGCCTCCTTTTCTTATATCCTCAGTAGAAAAGCAGCTTTGTATATTGTGCTCTTCACGCTCATTTTGCCTTTTCTGCTCTACAAATATCTTGACTACCTTCCTCAAATTATCAATTTCTTGAGGAGAACACACAATAACAAGGAGGATGTACCGTTAAAGAAGAGGATTGCTTATATGCTAGATGTCTTTTTCTCCATATATCCTTATGCAAAGCTGCTCGCGCTTCTCTTTGCAACTCTATTTCTCATAGGATTTGGTGGTTTAGCACTCTATGCCGTCACTGGTGGTAGCCTTGCTGAAGCACTTTGGCACTCTTGGACTTATGTGGCTGACTCAGGAAATCATGCTGAAACACAAGGAACCGGGCAGAGGGTCGTCTCTGTCTCAATTAGTTCAGGTGGCATGCTCATATTTGCTATGATGCTTGGGCTTGTTTCAGATGCTATATCAGAGAAGGTAGATTCACTCAGAAAAGGCAAGTGTGAAGTCATTGAAAGAAACCACATACTCATTCTTGGCTGGAGTGACAAATTG GGTTCACTGTTGAAGCAGCTAGCAATAGCAAATAAgagtgttggtggtggtgttaTTGTGGTGCTtgcagaaaaagaaaaggaggaAATGGAAATGGATATAACAAAGCTGGAATTTGATTTCATGGGGACATCTGTGATTTGTAGGAGCGGCAGTCCTCTTATACTTGCTGACCTAAAGAAG GTTTCAGTTTCAAAGGCACGAGCAATCATTGTATTAGCTTCAGATGAAAATGCAGATCAG AGTGATGCACGTGCTTTGAGAGTTGTTTTGAGCTTAACAGGCGTAAAGGAGGGCTTAAGGGGACATGTTGTCGTCGAGATGAGTGACCTTGACAATGAACCCCTAGTGAAACTTGTTGGTGGAGAACTCATTGAAACAGTTGTTGCACATGATGTAATTGGACGATTGATGATTCAGTGTGCTCTGCAGCCTGGCCTTGCACAG ATATGGGAAGATATTCTGGGATTTGAGAATGCTGAGTTTTACATCAAAAGATGGCCTGAACTGGATGGCTTATCTTTCAAAGACATATTAATTTCATTTCCTGATGCAATACCTTGTGGAGTTAAGGTTGCTGCAGATGGGGGGAAGATTGTCATAAATCCTGATGATAGTTATGTTATGAGAGATGGTGATGAAGTCCTTGTTATAGCTGAAGATGATGACACTTACTCTCCTGGTTCTCTTCCAGAG GTGCTCAAGGGCTTTTTCCCTAGGATACCTGATGCACCAAAATATCCGGAAAAGATATTATTTTGTGGGTGGCGCCGTGATATTGATGATATGATCATG GTTTTAGAAGCATTCTTGGCTCCAGGTTCAGAACTCTGGATGTTCAATGAGGTTCCTGAAAAGGAAAGAGAGAAGAAGCTTGCCGCTGGTGGACTTGATGTTTTTGGGCTAGAGAACATAAAGCTTGTCCATAGGGAGGGAAATGCTGTCATTAGGCGGCACCTAGAGAGTCTTCCATTGGAGACTTTTGATTCC ATCCTTATTCTTGCAGATGAGTCAGTGGAGGACTCTGTTGCTCATTCTGACTCAAGATCTCTAGCTACCCTTCTGCTCATCCGTGATATACAG TCAAGACGTCTACCATACAAAGACACAAAGTCAACGTCTTTGAGGTTATCTGGGTTCTCTCACAACTCTTGGATCCGTGAAATGCAGCAAGCTTCAGATAAATCAATTATAATTAGCGAAATTTTGGATTCTAGGACTAGAAATCTAGTGTCTGTGTCCAGAATCAGTGATTATGTGTTATCTAATGAACTGGTAAGCATGGCACTAGCTATGGTTGCTGAAGATAAGCAAATCAACCGTGTTCTTGAGGAATTATTTGCAGAGCAG GGGAACGAGATGTGCATTAAGCCTGCagagttttatttatttgaccAGGAGGAGCTCTGTTTTTATGATATAATGATTAGGGGTCGTGCAAGACAGGAGATTATTATAGGCTATCGCCTCGCTAACCAAGAGCGTGCTATTATCAACCCTTCAGAAAAATTGGTGGCAAGAAAATGGTCCCTTGGTGATGTTTTTGTTGTAATTGCTTCAGGCGATTGA
- the LOC130723105 gene encoding ion channel POLLUX isoform X3 translates to MIPLPVAAANSNSNSNSNSNDEESPNLSTVIKPPLKKTKTLLPPPSSSSSNRPLHLRVSIDNNNNNNAPPPPADFSDHQWNYPSFLGTTTRKRRPSSVKPPSTSNLRFDTIPKTKTKTKTNTNTNTNTNTNTNTNTDLPPPPVPSSSPVARPQHHNHRSPPIFYLLIITCIIFVPYSSYLQYKLAKLEYICLQDHKLHLCRQSQIHFSSGHGNGKISIPIHDASFSYILSRKAALYIVLFTLILPFLLYKYLDYLPQIINFLRRTHNNKEDVPLKKRIAYMLDVFFSIYPYAKLLALLFATLFLIGFGGLALYAVTGGSLAEALWHSWTYVADSGNHAETQGTGQRVVSVSISSGGMLIFAMMLGLVSDAISEKVDSLRKGKCEVIERNHILILGWSDKLGSLLKQLAIANKSVGGGVIVVLAEKEKEEMEMDITKLEFDFMGTSVICRSGSPLILADLKKVSVSKARAIIVLASDENADQSDARALRVVLSLTGVKEGLRGHVVVEMSDLDNEPLVKLVGGELIETVVAHDVIGRLMIQCALQPGLAQIWEDILGFENAEFYIKRWPELDGLSFKDILISFPDAIPCGVKVAADGGKIVINPDDSYVMRDGDEVLVIAEDDDTYSPGSLPEVLKGFFPRIPDAPKYPEKILFCGWRRDIDDMIMVLEAFLAPGSELWMFNEVPEKEREKKLAAGGLDVFGLENIKLVHREGNAVIRRHLESLPLETFDSILILADESVEDSVAHSDSRSLATLLLIRDIQSRRLPYKDTKSTSLRLSGFSHNSWIREMQQASDKSIIISEILDSRTRNLVSVSRISDYVLSNELVSMALAMVAEDKQINRVLEELFAEQVALNLNLILAISQMLIDQLNFILWTYLIQVINFFGVANLGTRCALSLQSFIYLTRRSSVFMI, encoded by the exons ATGATACCACTACCAGTAGCAGCAgcaaacagcaacagcaacagcaacagcaacagcaatgaCGAAGAATCTCCCAATCTCAGTACTGTCATCAAGCCACCATTGAAGAAGACTAAGACCCTActtccaccaccatcatcatcatcatcaaaccGCCCCTTGCATCTCAGAGTCTCCattgacaacaacaacaacaacaacgctcctcctcctcccgctgATTTCTCAGATCACCAGTGGAACTATCCTTCTTTCCTCGGCACCACCACCAGGAAAAGAAGACCCTCCTCCGTCAAACCCCCTTCTACTTCTAACCTCCGCTTCGATACCATtcccaaaaccaaaaccaaaaccaaaaccaatacCAATACCAATACCAATACCAATACCAATACCAATACCAATACCgaccttcctcctcctcccgttCCTTCCTCTTCCCCCGTCGCCAGACCGCAACACCATAACCACCGCTCTCCTCCGATCTTCTATCTG CTCATCATCACTTGTATTATTTTTGTACCCTATTCCTCTTATCTACAGTACAAGCTTGCCAAACTCGAG TATATCTGCTTGCAGGATCACAAACTTCACCTGTGTCGTCAAAGTCAAATTCATTTTTCTTCCGGTCATGGAAATGGAAAAATCTCTATACCAATACACGACGCCTCCTTTTCTTATATCCTCAGTAGAAAAGCAGCTTTGTATATTGTGCTCTTCACGCTCATTTTGCCTTTTCTGCTCTACAAATATCTTGACTACCTTCCTCAAATTATCAATTTCTTGAGGAGAACACACAATAACAAGGAGGATGTACCGTTAAAGAAGAGGATTGCTTATATGCTAGATGTCTTTTTCTCCATATATCCTTATGCAAAGCTGCTCGCGCTTCTCTTTGCAACTCTATTTCTCATAGGATTTGGTGGTTTAGCACTCTATGCCGTCACTGGTGGTAGCCTTGCTGAAGCACTTTGGCACTCTTGGACTTATGTGGCTGACTCAGGAAATCATGCTGAAACACAAGGAACCGGGCAGAGGGTCGTCTCTGTCTCAATTAGTTCAGGTGGCATGCTCATATTTGCTATGATGCTTGGGCTTGTTTCAGATGCTATATCAGAGAAGGTAGATTCACTCAGAAAAGGCAAGTGTGAAGTCATTGAAAGAAACCACATACTCATTCTTGGCTGGAGTGACAAATTG GGTTCACTGTTGAAGCAGCTAGCAATAGCAAATAAgagtgttggtggtggtgttaTTGTGGTGCTtgcagaaaaagaaaaggaggaAATGGAAATGGATATAACAAAGCTGGAATTTGATTTCATGGGGACATCTGTGATTTGTAGGAGCGGCAGTCCTCTTATACTTGCTGACCTAAAGAAG GTTTCAGTTTCAAAGGCACGAGCAATCATTGTATTAGCTTCAGATGAAAATGCAGATCAG AGTGATGCACGTGCTTTGAGAGTTGTTTTGAGCTTAACAGGCGTAAAGGAGGGCTTAAGGGGACATGTTGTCGTCGAGATGAGTGACCTTGACAATGAACCCCTAGTGAAACTTGTTGGTGGAGAACTCATTGAAACAGTTGTTGCACATGATGTAATTGGACGATTGATGATTCAGTGTGCTCTGCAGCCTGGCCTTGCACAG ATATGGGAAGATATTCTGGGATTTGAGAATGCTGAGTTTTACATCAAAAGATGGCCTGAACTGGATGGCTTATCTTTCAAAGACATATTAATTTCATTTCCTGATGCAATACCTTGTGGAGTTAAGGTTGCTGCAGATGGGGGGAAGATTGTCATAAATCCTGATGATAGTTATGTTATGAGAGATGGTGATGAAGTCCTTGTTATAGCTGAAGATGATGACACTTACTCTCCTGGTTCTCTTCCAGAG GTGCTCAAGGGCTTTTTCCCTAGGATACCTGATGCACCAAAATATCCGGAAAAGATATTATTTTGTGGGTGGCGCCGTGATATTGATGATATGATCATG GTTTTAGAAGCATTCTTGGCTCCAGGTTCAGAACTCTGGATGTTCAATGAGGTTCCTGAAAAGGAAAGAGAGAAGAAGCTTGCCGCTGGTGGACTTGATGTTTTTGGGCTAGAGAACATAAAGCTTGTCCATAGGGAGGGAAATGCTGTCATTAGGCGGCACCTAGAGAGTCTTCCATTGGAGACTTTTGATTCC ATCCTTATTCTTGCAGATGAGTCAGTGGAGGACTCTGTTGCTCATTCTGACTCAAGATCTCTAGCTACCCTTCTGCTCATCCGTGATATACAG TCAAGACGTCTACCATACAAAGACACAAAGTCAACGTCTTTGAGGTTATCTGGGTTCTCTCACAACTCTTGGATCCGTGAAATGCAGCAAGCTTCAGATAAATCAATTATAATTAGCGAAATTTTGGATTCTAGGACTAGAAATCTAGTGTCTGTGTCCAGAATCAGTGATTATGTGTTATCTAATGAACTGGTAAGCATGGCACTAGCTATGGTTGCTGAAGATAAGCAAATCAACCGTGTTCTTGAGGAATTATTTGCAGAGCAGGTAGCCCTCAATTTGAACTTGATTTTGGCCATTTCTCAAATGTTGATAGATCAGTTGAATTTCATTCTCTGGACATATCTCATACAAGTCATTAATTTCTTTGGAGTGGCCAATCT GGGAACGAGATGTGCATTAAGCCTGCagagttttatttatttgaccAGGAGGAGCTCTGTTTTTATGATATAA